The sequence ACTGGCAGGATAAGTGTAGGTGGAACGGCTTTGGCTGTTTTCTATGTGAATGATGTAAATCTGTCGAATATATATCTTGGTGTTAGGCACGATGGTGTATTGGATAAATTCAAAGCCTACAGAGCCGATAAAGTATTCTCAAATCCCCATGTATATATGAGTTTTTTTACCTACAGACTTTCAAAGGTTAAGGATTATTCAACGGATATATACGCTACAGATAAGGCGGGCAATATATCAGTTGTGCATATACCAGTATATTACAATTCAAAGCCCATAAGAAAAAGCAAGATTAAAATAACAGATGGCTTTATAAAAACAAAAGTTTGGACTATACTCCAGAGGGAGGGCTTATCCAAAAAAGAAACGTTGCTTGGAGATTTCCTATTAGTTAACGATGTTGTTAGAGCTAAGAACGCAGCAAAAATAAAACAGATTTGCTCTTCTTCTCAATCCAAATTTCTATGGAAGGGTAGGTTTGAGCAGCTTAAAGATTCGAAGGTCACTGCTACATTTAACGATAAAAGGCTCTATTATTACAATGGTAAACTTGTAGATGTTAAATATCATAAAGGATACGATTTAGCAAGCATAAGGAATGCAAGGGTTAACGCAGCCAATTCCGGCAGGGTTGTGTTTGAAGGGTATTTAGGTGTCTATGGTAACGCCATGCTTATAGATCACGGTTTTGGTGTATTTAGCCTATATGGGCATTTGCAAACATTCCTTGTTAAAGAGGGTTCTTATGTGAGGAAAGGGCAATATGTGGCTATTACAGATACTACTGGTTTGGCGGGTGGAGATCATCTTCATTTTGATATAGTTGTAGATGGCTACTACGTTAATCCTATTGAGTGGTGGGATAGGAATTGGATAAAAACCCACATTTATAAAGTTATAGATGAATCCAGAACACGCCTGTCTTTAATAAATCAATAGTAACGACGTGTTCAAGAGGGTAGATCCTACCAAAGAACCGCTTCTTAGAAGTATAGTTTTTCTATCTATACCTATGATGTTGGAGATGGCGGCTCAGAATCTCTTCAATCTTGTAGATACTTATTTTGTTTCAAGGATTTCATATTTGGCTATAGGAGCCTTGGTTAGCTCAAGTATAATTATGATGGTTTTATATTCAATTTCTATAGGTATATCTACAGCTTGCGGCATATTTGTGTCCTATTTTTGGGGGGCGAAAAAATTTAGTAGGGCTTATTTTTTTTATTCTAACACATTTAGTTTTATTGTTGCTCTGTCTATTATTTTGATAGCTATTTTTTATGCTTTTTTAAGTAGGATTATTTCTTTGGTTGGGCTTGAAGGCATGGT comes from Hippea maritima DSM 10411 and encodes:
- a CDS encoding M23 family metallopeptidase — encoded protein: MRKGRVLAFLLLIIAIVYGIYQYTPLIRGNGISIVVDSPKAYYSPNKEISIHVNDRYAGIKSIKVKIISLNTDVVLFEKRFSDPFVRSFNLNFKANKVVPEGKATFVVEIEDYSKSNYLNGFTKRISFPVVVDSTPPKVILLSGTGRISVGGTALAVFYVNDVNLSNIYLGVRHDGVLDKFKAYRADKVFSNPHVYMSFFTYRLSKVKDYSTDIYATDKAGNISVVHIPVYYNSKPIRKSKIKITDGFIKTKVWTILQREGLSKKETLLGDFLLVNDVVRAKNAAKIKQICSSSQSKFLWKGRFEQLKDSKVTATFNDKRLYYYNGKLVDVKYHKGYDLASIRNARVNAANSGRVVFEGYLGVYGNAMLIDHGFGVFSLYGHLQTFLVKEGSYVRKGQYVAITDTTGLAGGDHLHFDIVVDGYYVNPIEWWDRNWIKTHIYKVIDESRTRLSLINQ